The Lactuca sativa cultivar Salinas chromosome 2, Lsat_Salinas_v11, whole genome shotgun sequence genome includes a window with the following:
- the LOC111876972 gene encoding putative disease resistance protein RGA3 — protein sequence MADALVTVVTEAILKKVASIAANEIGIVWGYKEKLHTLEGTLKMIRAKLQDAENEKGQKHGVMEWLKQLKDVVGEADDVMDEVHYEMLRREVKNRDHVRIKVPSLPSLKKLSIRRELGHKIKNINEKLSQINKQANDLGLQNEQPCPVVPYRPYPETVPNLDEFKIVGREDEEERIIHLLTKSRKEEKLTIVPITGMGGMGKTTLAKSVYNNPKTQQYFDVKAWLCVSVKVDINTLLAKIYESVAGEKPKSVEMANLIISLEEKLGSKRYLLVLDDVWDEERSHWEEFKRHMMMIKSQVGSGVIVTTRKLDIGTKAMTTDSCPLKGLSDDHCWNIFKERAFLAGQSPPPELEKIGHDIVKKCCGLPLLVKVIGGVLQNYSDPEKWLTIRNSKVWDLEDETERVQKSLELSLDNLPRRSIAKQCFASCSIFKKDKVMKRKKLVQLWMALGLIQVDEERNKEMEDVGNDIFQILVSNSLFQDVRRDEYGHITHCSMHDLVHDLS from the coding sequence ATGGCCGATGCTTTAGTTACTGTTGTTACCGAGGCGATTCTGAAAAAGGTGGCATCCATAGCTGCCAACGAAATCGGCATTGTTTGGGGTTACAAAGAGAAGTTGCACACGCTTGAAGGGACCTTGAAAATGATCCGTGCCAAGTTACAGGATGCAGAGAATGAAAAAGGTCAAAAACATGGGGTGATGGAGTGGCTGAAACAGCTCAAAGATGTTGTTGGTGAAGCTGATGATGTGATGGATGAGGTTCACTACGAAATGTTGAGGCGTGAGGTAAAGAATCGAGATCATGTAAGAATAAAGGTACCCTCTCTTCCAAGCTTGAAAAAGCTTTCAATTCGTAGAGAACTGGGTCATAAAATCAAAAACATTAACGAAAAGTTGTCTCAAATCAATAAACAAGCAAACGACTTGGGACTACAAAACGAACAGCCTTGCCCTGTTGTTCCATATCGTCCATATCCCGAGACTGTCCCAAATTTAGATGAATTCAAAATTGTTGGGAGGGAGGATGAAGAAGAGCGCATCATACACCTTTTAACCAAatcaagaaaagaagaaaaactTACGATTGTTCCCATTACGGGAATGGGCGGGATGGGGAAGACCACTCTGGCTAAGTCCGTATACAATAATCCAAAAACCCAGCAATATTTTGATGTGAAAGCTTGGTTGTGTGTGTCAGTTAAGGTTGACATCAACACACTTCTGGCAAAGATCTATGAATCTGTTGCAGGAGAGAAACCTAAGTCTGTTGAAATGGCCAATTTAATTATCTCTCTTGAAGAGAAGTTGGGTTCAAAAAGATATTTGTTAGTTCTGGATGACGTTTGGGACGAAGAGAGATCACATTGGGAAGAATTTAAGAGGCATATGATGATGATAAAGTCTCAAGTTGGAAGTGGCGTTATTGTCACTACCCGAAAACTTGACATAGGAACAAAGGCTATGACAACGGATTCATGTCCTTTAAAAGGTCTTTCTGATGATCATTGTTGGAATATCTTTAAAGAGAGGGCCTTTCTAGCAGGACAATCACCACCACCCGAATTGGAGAAGATTGGGCATGATATTGTGAAAAAGTGTTGTGGTTTACCGTTGCTAGTAAAGGTAATAGGAGGGGTGTTGCAAAATTACAGTGACCCGGAGAAGTGGTTGACCATCAGAAATAGCAAAGTTTGGGATCTTGAAGATGAAACGGAGAGAGTTCAAAAGAGTTTGGAGCTTAGCTTAGATAATCTGCCTAGACGTTCTATAGCCAAGCAATGTTTTGCATCTTGTTCAATCTTTAAGAAAGATAAGGTCATGAAAAGGAAAAAACTGGTCCAACTTTGGATGGCTTTAGGGTTGATTCAAGTAGACGAGGAAAGAAACAAGGAGATGGAGGATGTGGGGAATGATATTTTTCAAATTTTGGTAAGCAATTCGTTGTTCCAAGATGTTAGAAGGGATGAGTATGGTCACATCACTCATTGTAGTATGCATGATTTGGTTCATGATCTTTCATAA
- the LOC111876977 gene encoding putative disease resistance protein RGA4 — MARTLRTFFFFREVEKNVSFQRFKSMRILILKRFGIKKIDDSIGGLVHLRYLDLSYTEIHVLPETIGKLYHLQTLKLQSCYSLNKFPESMRNLISLRFCKSVESIPNNIVGQLTSLRTLVPNSFSVLRNEGHGIKELGRLKHLSGKICISNLEYVRSKEDAVKADLSGKKNLNEIEFEWNTSYGNHKEVLECLQPPGDVKILTINKFSGDNFPEWVMKMAVNIDGKETPLDKLVSVGLYYCTGCLSFPMLDHLPHLQDLVISNMESLACLRSSDVTRSTEPLSLSLRSLQLSFLKRLEKWIDGAPNSSKMISPVLERLEITYCPKIILLDECHPHPLVSLSICYCTGLVSIKSIRGLTSLVSLYINNCPSLLEITNLPKQCHSLKTLDITHCLKLTSLPHKMFDCFAFLNELELGPFSKELNSFPSLQGIQKLRNHLHLLELRGWDHWESMPEEIQHLTSLTRLQIHKFGIQELPMWLTNMSSIREMSFISCHRLDEEKVKQGAPREANDISLNNSTQDIN, encoded by the coding sequence ATGGCTAGAACTTTGCGTACATTCTTCTTCTTCAGGGAGGTTGAAAAGAATGTTTCATTTCAACGATTCAAGAGCATGCGTATCCTAATACTCAAAAGATTTGGAATAAAAAAGATAGACGATTCAATTGGAGGGTTGGTGCATCTCAGGTATCTTGATTTGTCATATACAGAGATCCATGTTCTTCCTGAAACTATTGGTAAATTATACCACTTGCAAACTCTGAAGTTGCAAAGTTGCTATAGTCTCAACAAGTTTCCAGAATCCATGAGAAATTTGATAAGCCTAAGATTTTGTAAATCTGTAGAAAGCATTCCCAACAATATCGTGGGACAATTGACTTCTCTTCGAACATTAGTGCCTAATTCCTTTAGCGTGCTTAGAAATGAGGGACATGGTATTAAAGAGCTAGGCCGTTTGAAACACCTCAGTGGAAAGATCTGTATTTCCAATCTAGAATATGTTAGGAGCAAAGAGGATGCTGTCAAGGCAGATTTATctggaaaaaaaaatttaaacgagATTGAATTCGAATGGAATACAAGTTATGGAAACCACAAGGAAGTATTGGAATGCTTGCAACCCCCTGGAGATGTGAAGATATTGACAATCAACAAATTTTCTGGTGATAATTTTCCGGAATGGGTAATGAAGATGGCAGTCAATATTGATGGGAAAGAGACGCCCCTTGACAAGCTGGTGTCAGTTGGATTATATTACTGCACTGGCTGTCTATCTTTTCCAATGCTTGATCACCTACCACATCTTCAAGATCTTGTAATAAGCAATATGGAAAGCTTGGCATGCTTAAGGAGTTCCGATGTTACCAGATCAACGGAGCCTTTGTCTCTATCGTTGAGATCGCTCCAACTATCTTTTTTGAAAAGACTGGAAAAGTGGATAGATGGAGCACCCAACAGCTCAAAAATGATATCGCCTGTCCTTGAGAGGTTGGAGATTACTTATTGCCCAAAGATTATTCTCTTAGATGAATGCCATCCCCATCCTCTAGTTTCCTTAAGTATATGTTACTGCACAGGTCTGGTGTCCATTAAGAGCATACGAGGCCTCACATCTCTTGTTTCTTTATATATCAATAATTGTCCTAGTCTTTTAGAAATAACCAATTTGCCCAAACAGTGTCATTCTTTGAAGACTTTGGACATTACACATTGCCTCAAACTGACTTCCTTGCCTCACAAAATGTTCGACTGTTTTGCCTTCTTAAATGAGTTGGAACTTGGTCCGTTCTCAAAGGAGCTCAATTCTTTCCCGAGTCTCCAAGGCATCCAGAAGTTAAGAAACCACCTTCACTTGTTGGAATTGAGAGGTTGGGATCATTGGGAGTCAATGCCAGAAGAAATACAACACCTCACGTCACTGACTCGGTTACAAATACATAAATTCGGAATACAAGAGCTGCCTATGTGGTTAACCAACATGTCATCTATTCGAGAAATGAGTTTCATTTCTTGCCATAGGTTAGATGAAGAAAAAGTTAAACAGGGAGCCCCACGAGAAGCTAATGATATCAGTTTAAATAATTCTACACAAGATATTAATTAG